The Meiothermus sp. region GCAGGATGTCCAGCGCGCGGTCTCGCCCCTCGCTCGATGGACGGGAGAAGGCCCGCACCAGCAGGTAGACCAGCAGCACCAAGACGGCTAGCTGAACCAGCATCCCGAGCCAACCACAGCCACCCATCATTCCGTAGCCATAAGGCCACCCCATCATCTCGACCTCCAGCTAAATCCTATGGCGGTATTGTTAAGCTGGCGTAAAACCTTGCCAGAACGTGATTGGAAGTGTTACCGAAACCAAGTGGGGAGGATGAACCAGAAGGTGCTGCCGTGCCCGACCTCGCTCTCCAGGCCCATACTGCCCCCCATGGCCTCGACCAATCCCCGTGCGACCGTGAGGCCCACC contains the following coding sequences:
- a CDS encoding SHOCT domain-containing protein produces the protein MMGWPYGYGMMGGCGWLGMLVQLAVLVLLVYLLVRAFSRPSSEGRDRALDILRERYARGELDKESFERMKRDLSE